In the Anastrepha obliqua isolate idAnaObli1 chromosome 1, idAnaObli1_1.0, whole genome shotgun sequence genome, one interval contains:
- the LOC129236309 gene encoding glutamate receptor ionotropic, kainate 2 translates to MWLMQELAFIVLFGYVGATELKIVFWIDPLQAGIDVDVASAVNEIEALNLDTQIQYSVVVIEEEEKNKAQNMDKFCERLAMDGVSVVIDFTYHIWRDGLDLLRTYQIPFLRVERLLTPYLKMFSQFIMQKSGHECIMLFENSRDTEEAIIQIIEGYHFRTLVLNAFDERDFVQRVRQLRPTPSCYALFAGGTTMNTIFEKISEGKLFERPREWHFVYLDTRDRVFKFKKSVEYATKFTINPKTLCRALRMKDTYCLKGFTFQRAMILEILRGLIEIKQTNMYWLQSFAMECNGTSPNLETPTGFDILDQFPLSDFLHFTTDVSFPKDEFDHVPRLTYSPTININFYSSEHEAVTDLAIWENDELRKINETISPPMRFFRIGTVESIPWNYLKRDPHTNELVLDAYGNTIWEGFCIDFIKTLSERLNFGYVLVPPTTGEFGRYDATNDRWDGIVGDLVTGETDFAVTALKMYSEREGVIDYIAPYFEQTGISIVMRKPVRQTSLFKFMTVLRVEVWFSIIAALVGSAIMIWLLDKYSPYSYRNNRAAYPYPCREFTLRESFWFALTSFTPQGGGEAPKAVSGRIMVAAYWLFVVLMLATFTANLAAFLTVERMQAPVQSLEQLARQSRINYTVVEGSSTHQYFINMKFAEDTLYRMWKELTLNVSEDYQKYRIWDYPIKEQYGTILLAINSSEPVKDAKEGFRKVNEHENADFAFIHDSSEIKYELTRNCNLTEVGEVFAEQPYAIAIQQGSHFADELSYALLELQKDRFFEELKAKYWNMSRIKACSVNEEQEGISLESLGGVFIATLFGLGLAMVTLVLEIFYYRRKYSAMRRFNEITKVKPASTSSLKQLLQKKKPKKRIAIWHTSKCDNSAEHTTPPPAFDAIKFRGKKVPHSITLGGEEFKPRKGGLRRLNDSLDSVNYGTKEEIPANRDDELPPYTE, encoded by the exons ATGTGGCTCATGCAAGAGCTTGCTTTTATTGTACTTTTCGGCTACGTTGGAGCAACTGAATTGAAAATTG TGTTTTGGATTGATCCTTTGCAAGCAGGTATTGACGTAGATGTTGCCAGCGCAGTAAACGAAATTGAGGCGTTGAACTTAGACACCCAGATACAGTACTCTGTTGTCGTCATAGAAGAAGAGGAGAAAAATAAAGCGCAGAATATGGATAAAT TTTGTGAGCGCCTCGCCATGGACGGTGTTTCTGTGGTCATCGATTTTACCTATCACATCTGGCGAGATGGACTCGATCTACTGAGAACATATCAGATTCCTTTTTTGCGAGTGGAACGCCTATTGACgccatatttaaaaatgttttcgcaATTTATAATGCAAAAATCCGGGCACGAATGCATCATGCTCTTCGAGAACTCCCGA gaCACCGAGGAAGCAATAATACAAATCATCGAAGGTTATCACTTCCGCACCTTGGTGCTGAACGCATTCGATGAGCGCGATTTTGTGCAACGTGTGCGACAATTGCGGCCAACGCCCTCGTGTTACGCGCTCTTTGCCGGCGGCACGACAATGAATACGATTTTTGAAAAG atCTCCGAAGGCAAACTTTTCGAACGACCGCGCGAATGGCATTTCGTTTACTTGGACACACGCGACCGCGTCTTTAAGTTCAAGAAATCGGTGGAGTATGCAACTAAATTTACAATCAATCCGAAGACACTATGTCGGGCGCTAAGGATGAAGGATACTTATTGCCTCAAAGGGTTTACG TTCCAGCGCGCAatgattttggaaattttacgCGGTTTAATCGAaattaagcaaacaaatatgtatTGGTTGCAGTCGTTCGCAATGGAATGTAATGGCACAAGCCCCAACCTAGAAACACCAACGGGATTTGATATTTTAGACCAATTCCCTTTGAgtgattttctgcattttactACCGATGTCAGCTTTCCAAAGGACGAGTTTGATCATGTGCCACGTCTCACATACTCACCAACGATCAACATAAATTTTTACTCGAGCGAACACGAAGCAGTGACCGATTTGGCGATTTGGGAAAATGATGAATTGCGTAAGATCAATGAGACAATCAGTCCACCGATGCGGTTTTTTCGTATAGGCACGGTTGAG TCCATACCATGGAACTATTTGAAGCGCGATCCGCATACCAATGAACTGGTACTGGACGCTTATGGCAACACAATCTGGGAGGGCTTCTGCATTGACTTTATTAAGACGCTGTCGGAACGTTTAAATTTCGGTTACGTTCTCGTACCACCCACCACGGGCGAATTCGGGCGATATGATGCTACAAACGATCGTTGGGATGGCATTGTCGGCGACTTAGTTACTGGTGAAACGGACTTTGCGGTCACAGCTTTGAAAATGTACTCCGAACGCGAGGGTGTCATAGACTATATAGCGCCATATTTTGAGCAAACGGGTATATCGATTGTCATGCGAAAACCGGTGCGGCAAACGTCACTCTTCAAATTCATGACCGTCTTACGGGTGGAAGTCTGGTTCAGCATAATTGCCGCACTGGTTGGTAGTGCCATTATGATTTGGCTGCTCGATAAGTATTCGCCCTATAGCTACCGAAATAATCGTGCGGCCTATCCATATCCTTGCAG AGAATTCACATTACGTGAGAGTTTCTGGTTTGCACTGACCTCTTTCACGCCTCAAGGCGGTGGTGAGGCGCCTAAAGCAGTTTCTGGGCGCATAATGGTCGCCGCTTATTGGCTGTTTGTGGTGCTGATGCTGGCCACTTTCACAGCAAACTTAGCTGCCTTCCTAACGGTGGAACGTATGCAGGCGCCAGTACAATCGTTGGAGCAGTTGGCGCGTCAATCTAGGATCAACTATACCGTCGTAGAAGGCTCTAGTACgcatcaatattttattaatatgaaatttgcCGAGGATACACTGTATCGCATGTGGAAGGAGTTGACATTGAATGTGTCGGAAGATTATCAGAAATACAG AATTTGGGACTATCCCATCAAGGAGCAATATGGTACCATACTGCTTGCCATAAACAGTTCCGAGCCGGTCAAAGATGCAAAGGAAGGCTTTCGCAAGGTCAACGAACATGAGAACGCCGATTTCGCATTTATACATGATTCCTCCGAAATCAAATATGAATTGACACGTAACTGTAATCTGACCGAAGTTGGAGAAGTATTCGCTGAGCAGCCCTATGCCATTGCCATTCAACAAGGTTCTCATTTTGCG GATGAGCTAAGCTATGCGCTACTGGAGCTGCAGAAAGATCGCTTTTTCGAAGAACTTAAAGCCAAATATTGGAATATGTCACGCATTAAAGCTTGCTCGGTGAACGAAGAGCAAGAAGGCATTTCACTCGAAAGTTTAGGTGGCGTCTTCATTGCCACACTCTTCGGCTTAGGCCTGGCTATGGTCACTTTAGTGTTGGAGATATTTTATTATCGACGTAAGTACAGCGCAATGCGACGTTTCAACGAAATCACTAAAGTGAAGCCAGCCTCCACATCGTCACTCAAGCAATTGCTGCAGAAGAAGAAGCCAAAGAAACGTATCGCTATTTGGCATACATCGAAATGTGATAACTCCGCTGAGCATACCACGCCTCCACCCGCTTTTGATGCTATAAAATTTCGCGGCAAAAAGGTGCCACACAGCATCACCCTAGGTGGCGAAGAGTTCAAGCCAAGGAAAGGGGGCTTGCGCCGTCTAAACGACAGTTTGGACAGTGTGAATTATGGAACAAAGGAAGAAATACCAGCTAATAGGGATGATGAATTGCCGCCGTACACGGAATGA